TATCACACCCCTAAGAGAGGAAAGAGTGGTTTTGGTTTCTCAgcttaattatatatatatttgttacaTCATGgctgtgtatatacacacacacatatatacacacagttATACATGTAGACACACTGATGACAAAGTTGAAGAGACTGGATATTTTTGCATTGGTACATAAGatatgtattttgatttttttttttgtggaagccCTTCTAAAATGAATTGCTAATGCTATCCAGACAAATTTCTCTAAGCATTTTCAGGATTTCCAGAAAGAAGCTGAATGGCAACAAAttcaatttgttttctctccacCCATTCAAAGGGCAGTACAGCATTTCAAGGCCTAAGAAGAAAGGCATGAAGTCATACTTCAAGACAAATGCTTACCTAGCTCGCCCGCTGCATTTCGACCACCAACTGCATACAAATGTCCTTTGAGGGCACTTAGGTGGAAGAAGGTACGCTTCTCATTTAACGATGCGACTTGCATCCACTTGTTATAGCGAGGATCAAATCTGAAGACCGTATCAACTGCTGTCTTTCCTTTTGTGTCGTAATTGCTCTGGCCACCAACTACATAAAGAAAGTTTCCAATCACAGCAATGCCATGCTGGTACCTTGGTGCATCCATGGGAGCTAGCGATTTCCATTCATGGGCCTTTTCATCATACATCCGTAATTCTTTGCTCACAACCAGTTGCTGCCTCAGCACTCCCCCCAACGTTACCAAGTGAGTACTGTCTGATCGAATGGCAGTTCTCTCCGACTGCATAACCGGTTGCATGTATGGCATCATTTGGTAATTGCTGGCTTCCAAAAGCAAGTTTACACAGGTATTGTCAGTTCTCATGAAGTCCACTGTTTGAACATAATTAATAAGATCCTGGGGCGTCATCAAGGGAAATCTGATGTTCTTCATTAGCTTTGCAGCATACTCCATCCGAGGCTCCTCATACCGCAGCCAGCGACAAGCCGCCTTGAAGAGTTCAAGTTCAGTGCAGTGCTTAAGGCTATTACTTGAAAGCACAAAGGCAAGACGTTCAAAGGGGAGTTTCACAAATTCACCAGTACTTAATAATGCAGGGAAGTTCTTCAGGATGAAATTATTAACATATTTATCCACTTCTGTGAGATTGTATGTGTTGGCAATTCGCCCAACCTCAACACAGTTTTCCAATGAAACCTATTAAGTAAACGGAAAGAGGGATCAAAACACTTAATTTGGTTTCTAAATGATAATGTAGAATTTAATGAATACTATAGaagcagcaacattttcaaCACTTGACATGCTCAAGGTGGTTTACATATgagcaaataaatattcaatGTGATGTATATATTCATGACTGCAAGGGGAGAGCCAAGTTATTCCTTATTTTGAACAAAGAAATGAGACAAGTAACAAGCAGATGGCATATATTATGTCAGATACATTACACAACGATGATACATAGCAAATATAAAGCACTCTGACTTTGAAATATTCCACAAATGTCTTTGTAagaaagaaacatggaaaatacaGTTAAAGGAGAGGTGATTAGCTCAAGGTTACACAGAATGATGAAAAAGTAGGGCTTTCCATTAGACGTTTCCAACAttattaaaacttttattaTCATAAcctcttttccaaaggaaggttggacctggttatctttgtaggtcccttccaacctgggctGTTCTACGATTCTATAATGCAGTCAAAGCAAATGACACAGCTACCTCTCCAATGCTACATATTTTGGACAACTTATTCCttagaaatgaataaaactgcatttgtgCATCTTTGGTAAACTAAGATAGTACTCTTACAGAATATGTTCAAAATTACATACATGGCATAGTCAAAAATAACATAAAGCTAGCAATTTAAGATAATGAACATATTAGGATTTCCCTTAAAAATACACCGCACATGAGATTCTTTATCAGTATGGATCATACCAATTCAATACTTGAGTGACCATATGTTGGTAACCATACCTTTTACAGTGTTGCTGCATCTACCCTTATTACATCTTAGACTCCTTACATTTCTAGGGCCACTCAGCATCCAAGGCCAGGGGAGAAAGACAAATGGGAGGGACGGGACATAACTTAAGTGGGACTTCAGTGAACCCAGTCATTTCACTTCTGCAGGCTCTATGGTACATATGCACAGCAAGTCAATTTTCAGACTCTTCACGTTGAGAATTGCAGCTTTTTTGCATTCAATATACTAGCCCAAGCTTTGTTTACACATGCTTTAAAGTCTCCTTACAGATCAAGCCAACAGCATGTCAGTCCTACTCAATGCTGACAATCTCCACAACTTTTTTTGTGATTCTCctatttttaatgtcaaaagAATTTAAGCTCCCACatctttgaattattttcatgtgtgcatgtatatgtatatatatacacacacatgtaaGATAGAGAACTATGACCTGACCACAGCCTAAGAATACAGAAACATTCAAACAGTGTTCTGGCCATGACAAAGTACTGTATAACTTCACAGTCTGATCACATTGCCCTTCAATAATGGGCAATTCCAAAAGTTAGTGAGTATGGGaatagcagattttttttattcactagGAACTGATCTCATTTTTCCTAGAATTAAGATCTGCAGTCAACAAAATCCTTCATTCACAAGTCTTGAATCACCTTCCTAAAAATCAAAGGCTCCATATctgattcttcatttttatgaacaCTGATCACATAATCAAGTCCTGTCTATAAGAGTGGCAGATTGACAGGATCTTTATTATGAAATATCTATACCATACttacagagaaattatttttatattagaaCACAGACCACATTATTTACACTAAAATATAATCATATCAGCTAGCAATGCTTGTAAAACATTCTCTGATGCTCAAGAAACATTTTGGTCCCTCTTCCAATTGTTTTTAAGAGACAGTATCAAActcatttctgtgtatttcctttTAGGCTTTGTAACTTATATTAAGTGAATACTAGAAGTAACAGTACTGTAAATTAAGGAAGTGAAACTGTACATTCTTCTAAAATTTCTCTCAAGCTGAATAATAAAgataaaggaatgaaaaaatcaCCCCATAGCAAACATGACATACTATAATGCAACTTGTAACTCTTGCTATAAAGTTATGCCATTTAAAAACTTACTTTTGAATACATCTACCGGTATCCAATTATAGAGATGCAGCATTTTCTCCATGTCAAGATAAGGAGAAATGTATTATTGCATATAGAAAAGGCATGCTTGAAATCAAAAGATCAAGCAAAAAAGGTACAGATTACATACCACTGGTACTTGGATTCAAGTTGCAACGAACTATTTACATATATTGTGGAATGCATGCCAATTATCAGGTGCCCAGCACAAAAGGCTATTCTAAGCTTCTCCCAGTGCTTGCATCCAGTTGATGTATTAGCATAATTAAGTTATATTGTAAAACTATCCAATTGAATATATTTCTGGAATGTCTGCACTTCAGGAATGTGTCAAATTTCTCATCGTTAGTGACAGATGAACATCACATCAGCAGTTTCCAGTGCCCACCGACTTCTCATAGAATTTCCCTATAACGCTTTAATTAACCTAATGGGATTGCACTGTActcagattattttattattattactatcatTACAATCACATGTACTACCCATTAGGCTCATGAAATCATGCCCCTTTCGACTTACTAACAAATAATTCTATCACTCACCTCAAAACAGGGTAcctgtttttttgaaaaaatttcaagatgtttttatttatacctttagtataaatattttcttaaagtttaCTTCCCTCACCAAAAGTGCTATTATCAAGCATGTGATGTGTGGTCTAAGACAATGCATCATGCTAAATTATGTTGCCAAAAAAAGTTGTCAAAAAATATACACTAGAGATTCTGAAATCCTGAGCCAAAAAACCCACCCTTCAACAGAATGAAATACTATAACCCTGtctaattttgaatatttaagtGGAAGGGACTAAGTTACTATAATGgtatttaaactatttttgtttaaacaagttAACAAATTATTCTCCAAAACGTTTGACTTATGTTATGGTACTTATGAGAGGTGTGGAAACTGTTCTGTATGGAAGTCAGTCAATCAGAAGCTCATCAACAAACAGAAGGGACTGCTACTTCTGGAAATCCTACTGAAGTGAATGGGAGGAATGGAAATATCAGACAAATACATAACTTTGTACAACGAATCCAGTAACTAGTGAAGATATTCATGCAAAACAGCTAAAAGCCATATGGGACAAACGCCTAAGCAACAACCTAAGAAGTTAAAAATTTTAGATAAGTCTTATTTAACTTGAGCATTGACtactgtgcagagctgctgctcattCACATTACTCATTGCAATTACTTATTacaaagcagaagtaaaaattccagaaaataaaaagcttttcaaagtgCTGAACACAACTGTATTActacagccagaaaaaaaaatgcagaagtactTCCCTTAGAAAGCAGTTGAAttaattctttgaaattttgaaacaatCACTTCAAGCTCTGTTAAAAACTTAGTTGACTATAAAATACTACAAAACTGGATACAGAGCAAAATCATAGCGCGTACAAACACCCTGGAGAATAACTCGGGTGATCTTGCACAGAACATCAAAATCCCAAGCCCATTATCACAAAATATTCAGGCATCTAACTTTCTTTCGTTTCAATGACTGTCAGACTATGAAGCATTTAACATGGCATTTCAAAGAGTTTAAGATTAAACAAACTTACATTCCCCTGAAATACCCATTTGTTTTGTGAGCTCCCATATACAGAAGTCCAGAAGTAAGTGTAGACATTTGACCAGCTCAGAAAACAGTGTTGATCAAACTCCTACTTTAGAAAATGTGGATTTCTATAGCAGCTGAGAGCACCAGCCCCAGAGTTAGACCCCACTCTCCTGCAAAACTGAAACCATCTTGCTCCCATTCTCAATTAACCAAGACAGACTTCCAAATACTGAGACCTCAATACCTGAGGATTCTCTAGTTTCTGCAAAAACGTAAAGGACAGaattagagaagaaataaaatttacttaTGCAGCTATATAAAAAGGAACAgataagaaatttattttcaatcttTTTGAATTTGAACACAGGAGTTTCAAAGTAAACtagttcaaaaaaaattttagGGTAGTTACATTCTCGACTTCCTCGCGTAACAGTACAGACTTTGTTTTGTACTTTCTTTACAGTTATACAGTGAATTagatttctgcatttaatttctgtgcacCGTTTTTCTCCCTTATAAATATTCTGGTTCTGATCAAATAGGTATTCCTGTACACAGGCTGATTTACACCAGTTTCAAGAAAGGCCAGGTATTTTTGACATGTTTAATCTCTAAACACACACATTACAATGTACATAGACCACAGTTatcagaaacaaatgtttatgCAAACATAAATCAGGAAACATGTCAGGAGCCCTACAGTACATCATCTCAAACTTTAAGTCATTTAAGATAGTACTTGAGGCATAGATATAGAAAAATTTACACTGGTTTGAAAGAACTTAAGTCCCCTTAGACATCagtataaataaaagtatttaagaaaagagaatCAATAAAATGAATACAATCTTCCTGATTCCAAGACTTACTCCATTCAAAATATAAACAGGATGTTTATTTCCTGAACCAAACCCGTGACTGAGTCAACATCGTAACTGAAGGaactttcaaaaaagaaaaagcatctcaaatgatcaaaaaaattcttctaaatAATGTAACTTAAGATGGAAGAAGCTCTTTCCCTAAGAAAGTAAACTCAACAAACAGCGGCCTTACccagaaaggggaaagggcCACGGAACAAGGCAAAACCAAGATAAAATCAGACCAGGGAACAAGCCCTGAAAGTCAAAAATTCTTTTGGCACAGCTCCCAAAGGGTGGTTGCTCCAAATCAGTGATTCAGAAGAACACCAAGCCCTTACTTCAACTTGGTGTTTATAGAAGCATAAACCCTAGAGAGTCAGACTGCCTCACTTTGGAAAGGGCAGAAACTATGAAAGGAAGCATCCTACATTGGCAATGCTTCTATCCTGTGTTTAAGATAGGATACAGAAAACTGGACCCATATTTTGAGTTTGTGCTGTTTTAACTATGGAAATAAAGTGAATATAATTGAGTGAGCACAATGCACACACTAGGTCCACTGACTGTAATGGCAGAATGAGTGCAGTCATGTTATGAGACCCCAAAAACTTTGATATCTGAGATTTAAGTTGTAAAacaaatgtggaaataaaaccTACAAAAATATACTAAGCTGATCAAATGTATATGTGAGCTATGAGTAGCATACAAgattaaataaatcataaatcCACTGCTTTTAACAAGAGGTTAAATCTAGATAAACGAAGGGAATATTTTCACATCACATCTTTTCCTtgcatttcctttcctgcccATGGAGACAGAACCCTAGAAAAAGCTTGCATGAGAAGCCAGGTTACACCACTTCAGAAGCTGAATCTTTAACAGCTatcttgcttttgcagaaacaaaaataagtttgttttttaatatcttaatacagagaaaactgcagaagtGTTCTAACATTCAACTTGAATGGAGCTTCTCTAAAGCACAGACTCACAACAAAAGAGGACATGAGTactcaaagagaaagggaaggaagagcaaaaaaaaaaaggttgttacCATTGTTACCAAAGCATTTCCCACAGACTGGGCTCATGACCTGAGATTTTAatctttataataaaaattagcaGTGCAACACTAAACTGTAAATAGACCATTGCAACTACAACTGTATTGCAACTGAACTGTAAATAGACTGCATTGGAACTACAGTATACTAGTTTGCAGGGCgaacattttatttgttctaaCTGTATAAAAGCATACATGCAACAAGCTCCATAAGTattcttcttttaaacaaagattAATAGTGAATGAGGAAAGAGATGCTACTCTGGAGGCTGTTCTCCGCATACAAAAGTGCTTCATTTAGTCACTGTGAAAAGACATTATCCAGTAAGCATTCAAAGCCATTTTTTGTTCTAGCGAAATATGGAAATAACATTCTCGTAGCTACCAGTCTCTCATAATCAACGTTTCTGTATCATCTTTACAGTATACTATGTCCTCTAAAGCAATTACTAAAAGGGCTGACACCAAGTTCACTGGTTTACAATGATGATGATGTAAAGATCTCTGTGATAGTCGCAATTATGAGCACTCTAAAAAACATAGAGGTTGATTGTTAATACATTTTCTGGAAACAGCAGACAGctctaccatttttttccactttaactCAGCAAGTCTCTTTCTTATGACAGGATATAGAATGTGAGGGCATGAGCTAAGATATTGAGTAATGAATCAGATCTATAATCACTATGCCATTACTGCAACACACTTGAGGATTAGAAGAATTTTAATGTGGTATAACATTGATATCAAACTTACACTAAACATAatagtcagaagaaaaaatttcaaaattaaaattctgtgaaTCCAAAGTACAAACAATGGCAAGACAGACTTAATTTTGACTTATGTATAGTCATTGTTCTGATCACAAAAACATAAACAAGTCTTTATCATTGTAAATGTGAAACAAGAATTAAGTCTTACCCCAGAGATAAGAAACACTTTACAGAAGTCCAAAACAGGTAAAATCTGCAAAAAGCTAGCAGCTTCCAGAGTGTCCTGAAGATTGTCCATGTTAAGGGAAAGTTTTGCGGTATAAATGAAATCAATGATCTTCTTTAGGCCTATTTTGTTCACACCATGAAGCTTAATGCACATTAAGTCCTGTTCCTTCATTCCTCCTGAGAAAGACGCATAGGTAAGTTCATATGATCATTTTGATTGgattgaaataatttcataaatttgtacaaaactaaaatacaattttaaagtttaattcAAATGTAACAGCAGATAGACTCTTACAGCTCACAATCCTGGACTTATTCTCCCACAACTCTGAACACGTGTTTGGGTGGCCAAATGACAATTTAGAGATAGCTACATGCATTACTttaacaaaaacaccacctgtgAACATAGCCTTGAAGTAATCACTTGCAGAAGCCATCATTGCTCTGTGAACAGGAAACACTTCATCACCATCTCCTGGAACAAGCGTCACATCACAAAGCAAACCTTCCACTCGCAGCTGGTCAAAACCCTGCAGGGAGAGCATAAAGCGAAGCATCCATTTGACTTGAGAGCAGTGTAGAAATCTGTTTCATATTCCTCGTCTACATACTTATTTACTGTTACTTACATACGTACTGTAGCTCCAAAAAAGTCAAAGGCATAAGTTGTCTCTTACAATCATAACTAATATATTCAATGATAATTATCCATTGGAAAACTTAAGcagaacaattattttctataaatgGTTGAAGAATACAAAGTATCCTGTGCTTTAAAAAGTAGCTTTACTcaacaaataaatttattatcaGGAAGggatttgttttgaaagcatgAACTCCAGCAATTGCTTAAAGATAggcactgctgttttttttttgtcctaccCATTCTGGACACAAATGCATTCTAGATACATTTCTGTTCCATGCTAGTCAATGATACACAAATTAAGAGGCCGCAAAATACTGGGGCTTGAAAGGAAAGTTGCCACCTGGTTCCATGGTTATGAAATGTATTACCCAAGCCTATGTGGCAATATTATGAAATAAGCTGATCTTTTCTGAATTACTCATAATGTCTAAccttaattataaaaaaaaaaaggaaacaatctGAAGCCACACCTCAAATAAGATTTTCCTCAAAATTTATTGACTGGGTACACTGGAAGATACGTGGAATACCTGCTTCCTTTGTGCACTACAGAACAGAAGCTCCAACAAAATTTCCTTCAACCAGGCATGTCATCTGACATTTTTTCAGTACTAACACAAATGTAAATATTGCCTTTATAGATTTAACATGTGGAGAAGTCATGGCATCAGCTCccataatttaaaatttaacataTATAGCCTTTAAggtgttttaaaattacaaaggtatgtaaaaaagaacattaatatTTGCATGACAAAAAAGAACAGTGCAAATGAGGAAATGAGTTATTAGCTCCAATAGATACCAGAAGCTAAACACAGCATGTGATATTTATTGCCAACCTTTCATACCAGTGAAAGAGCATAACTCATGACAGAATTCCACTCAACTGCCACAGATCTTAAATAAATGGGCTGTAATTATTATATCAAACTTGCATGACAAAGAACGTCTACGAAACCTAAAGGGACATGGAGAACATTTACAATTTAACTTGTTCCAAAATTTACAGGCATAGGGGACCTATGCACAGATGTCCAAGCTTCAGAAACTAAACCAAAATAATCACTAGCTTcttggaataaaacaaaaccaaaacaaacaaaaactcacaACTCATTACTGTCCCAAAAGTTAGGCAATCTGTTTAAATTGGCAgcaaattgaaaattaaaagagtGTTCTCCAAGGAATTATGCCATACAGAAAAGTCTGCACTCCTGAGAAAGACTGCACTGGAAAGTAGCAAGAATTATGCAAGCTGTAGGCTCAACTCTGTATGCTGTGTAAAAGTACCAGCAAAACTGAATAGATAAAGAGACTTTACATTTAAACTCCTAAAGCTTCAGAGTggacaacatttttattcattagaaAGGTGTTCTACCATATGATGGTCTACCCAGTTCCTGGACAGATTGTGACTACACAGACACAAAAGTAGACTATGTCTAGGGaaccagttgtttttttttttttttttttttttaaaaactgcagcttAAGATaatcatacacacacacaatcttCCAAGCAGAATGTTCCTTCATATAGAAGTTAGCCTGGCTTCAATAACCTGCATGCGTTTCAGACAAGCAGAACCATTAATCAACAGAACGTCCAATGTTAGGAAAAAAGTTTCGTAGAATTCGGTTAATACCATTTtctatatatgaatatattctTAGCTCGatttcagagcaaaaccaaTTGCATGAAGCTcgttttcttcccttttgtaaGATCAATAGCACCTTCGCCacgtgttttttgttgtttttttttttaactttttttttgttaatattgaACTTTTGAAGATTTAACTTGACTGAAGAAATAGATCAGTAAAACTGTTAGATTTATTGGCAGAAAGTATTATGGCCCTTGAGAGAAAAGGATATTCATTTGTGActaacaaaaattaataaattcacAGGCTATCTCCAATATATACTAACTGCAAGAACATGAATTGCATTGATTTAATAGCAGATATCATCTATCTTGTTTGTCTAGCTAAATGTCAGTCTGCAGTCTGCTTAACAAGCCTGTTTGTAGCATATACCTATAAAGACTAAGAAAATAGAGTAGAATGCaattcagcagagaaaagaagttTCCCAGCAGTAACTTGTGTGCATGCTCCTTTTCTGCTATGCCGAAGTTGCAGGTGCCGGCCTTTCCAAGAGCATTCCCAGGACACTGTTAGACACAGCACAAGGCATCACACCAAACTTGGCAGGGCTTTGTCATCTTAAGGtcatgaaaaaggaagaactcTCCTCATTACATCTTTAAGGCTGCTTTCACACAGAAGATAGCACAAGTGTTTGTCTTACCATTATATGATTATATTCATATAATGATTATATTCAAATGAGTTTTTGATACCACTGTTACTTGATAGTTTAAGCCATATTACCTCTTAGAAATCGATAGTGGGCAGGGATACTGTCCAAGGAAAAAGGCCCCCCCCTCTTACTCCCCACAAGCTGTTGCTAAAATATGAACCTTTAACTGGTAGGAAAAGAAGTTACAAGCTGTGCTTGCTCGTGGGCATTGCCAGCACAGCACACTAACATTTTTGAGACTCAGGAATTACAAGTACGGTAAATTTTTTTTGAGTACAGGTATTCTTTTCAGTATCCAAAATTCTCAGTACATATCAATATTGACACAAAAGTATTCAATTACCTGTAATACCACAGAACTGTGAGTATTGCTGGTGAAAAATCTTGTGGTCCCTGTCTTCGAAGACTGTAGATGGGCAGAGACGCCCATATCGCTGCTACCAAGAGATACTTTCATATGAGGATCCTCCTCTTCCACCAGAGATCTAAGAAGATGAGAACAAAGAAACCTTACGACCAAGCCCATTTCTATTAAGTGCTCTTGTATATTAAAACCACAGTCTTCTGGGATGAGAAGTGATAGCATAGAGGCTATAGGTCAAGAAAACTAGTAGGCAACAGAATCAACCCTTTTTGGTCCCATTCAACTAATCTAAGAAGGTGAAGTGTTATACTGCCTAAACCGTGTAAATTCAAAAACTTAACTTGCAGCTAATAAATCCTGGCCCCTCTCCCCCAGATTAAGATACTTGCACATTATTTTATCTCTATGTACGCTTCTAGTGTTTCAGGATACTTGGAGGGGTCTCCTCAAGTTCTCAAAATCAGCTGTTGCATTAGATCACCAAGGAAAGCTAAAAGATTGAAACactaaatgcaattttaaagttCAGTGATTTCATTGTTATGGTTTGCATTATCTTGCTCACACAGGATATAATAGCAAATATAACTAGTTGAGTCTCAAACAGTAACTTTAAGctacttttagaaataaaactagaaTAATTCCTTTAGGACATGATATCCAGAGTTTTGCTACTGCCAGCAACCACTTCATAATTTTAAGATTTGTTAGTGTGAAGTCAGTGCATGTGTTTTTGCAATTACAAGCAATTACTGTCCAAATCCAGGTAGAACGGGCTAATTTTAGGTAGAACTGTTAAAGAATTACAGCACTATTATTATCCTACCACTTTAATCTTGAGATGTAAATTAGATTTACGTAAAGAGATATATGCATATGAGATTCTAACTACCCTAACCTGCAAttattataaaatgtaaataaatttcaTCTCCAGAAATATTACTAGTTCCCATAATTTCTGTGATCTGATGTACTACCTATTAGCATGAATACTGGTataatgcatatatacacaaaattaatttgcaaacATAAGCCACTAATCCATAGACAATGGTATTAGTTATTAATCTCAAAATATAACCATagcaatttgaaataaatgctgcAAATCTCAGATACAGagttttccaaattttaaaCACGCAGGTAAAAACATTAGCCTCCAAGCCAGTTTCAGAAATTACTCTAAGCAACAAGAAcgcatttaaattattttgttttatttttcactattttaacTGAGATCACTGTAAGGATAACATGGGAATAACGCagttgaaaaactgtttttttcttcaaaaagtgcttggtttctttttcaaaaatgatttttccccctccttctttcAGTACATTACCTATATAGAGCAGTTTCTGAAACTTATGAATTATTCTGATCGCACCAACGTGCTTTGTTCAAACCCATGGTTACATTAGGTCAGCtatgaaaacattcaaaacaatTTCACCATCCAACAGCGCACATGGgtttgaaacagattttatgCACACAGACATAACAAATTGTAGGAACAAGGGTACATCTAAATAGCTTTGACTTCTAATGTAGCAATCCAACACTCAGACATCTGAGAAAATTAATCAATGTGGATATACTGCAGCATGCAAGAatttagttatttttgaaactgaattctctcataaaacaaattgtggttctttttaaaatacaaggtAGATTTCAACCATGAGTGCTTTCCAAATTCTTTGCTTACAGTAAATGCATACAACAATgcaacacagcagcaaagcagttGCTAGCTGATGACCtacaatatttttgttcactttgttcttttttttttttttttaagtttgaatACAATCACATCAAGGAAAGAGTCTAACAATTTCCAAGGACATCTTGTCTTTAAATTTTACATAtctttcaaagagaagaaatataagATAATGTTGGGAGACTTATGAGTGTGGGTGGAAAGGAACTGCAGATTCAACTAGCATGAATTTGACTGTATTCGCTCTTGAAAGACCTTTCAGAAGTGTCAGATTAGATAGCTATTACATGAAGGggctttttaaagatttcttctaaactcagaagaaaacagaagatgtaCACATCAGTTAAGatcattaaggaaaaaacacacGTAAAACCATTTGCTTGCCTGTTTGGAACaggctttttcttctgacacaGGCTTCTTCCAACAACTAGCATACTTGATCAGGTTTGCAAACAAGGCATAGACCTTGGCCATGATTCATTTATTCCAACAAGGCAGTAACAATGGAAGCATTTTGCTGGATAGGCCACTACAGAGCATCAACATTTCTGTTGATGTTACATGACTCCTTTCCAGCAGGTTCAACAACCTACAAGTAACGCAGCACCGCTATCTGTGCATGCGCATGTGCCTCACCCAGAATGTGACAACACTAGGCTGCTAACACAAGTTGCAGTGAAGTactggaaaaatgagaaaaacaaccTGCCCCAAATACATTCCATTAGGGCATTCACTAACTTGCACCTGAAGTTCTAGAAGGAAGACGCTAGTAAATCCTAGAAAGAGCATGTAGCATGCAGCTTCTACACACTGCCGAATAAAATGTGGCCTATTTGACAGTTCTCTAGTAGTGGATCTGGCACTAACATCTTGAAGTGTTTGCTAATTTTGAGCACAAGGTTTATTTTACATGTGTCTGTGAAGGTAAA
This window of the Cygnus atratus isolate AKBS03 ecotype Queensland, Australia chromosome 13, CAtr_DNAZoo_HiC_assembly, whole genome shotgun sequence genome carries:
- the KLHL13 gene encoding kelch-like protein 13 isoform X2, with translation MMWRDSLAVTNLSGMDHSVLRGEVSAVLHDRSLVEEEDPHMKVSLGSSDMGVSAHLQSSKTGTTRFFTSNTHSSVVLQGFDQLRVEGLLCDVTLVPGDGDEVFPVHRAMMASASDYFKAMFTGGMKEQDLMCIKLHGVNKIGLKKIIDFIYTAKLSLNMDNLQDTLEAASFLQILPVLDFCKVFLISGVSLENCVEVGRIANTYNLTEVDKYVNNFILKNFPALLSTGEFVKLPFERLAFVLSSNSLKHCTELELFKAACRWLRYEEPRMEYAAKLMKNIRFPLMTPQDLINYVQTVDFMRTDNTCVNLLLEASNYQMMPYMQPVMQSERTAIRSDSTHLVTLGGVLRQQLVVSKELRMYDEKAHEWKSLAPMDAPRYQHGIAVIGNFLYVVGGQSNYDTKGKTAVDTVFRFDPRYNKWMQVASLNEKRTFFHLSALKGHLYAVGGRNAAGELATVECYNPRMNEWSYVAKMNEPHYGHAGTVYGGLMYISGGITHDTFQKELMCFDPDTDKWTQKAPMTTVRGLHCMCTVGDKLYVIGGNHFRGTSDYDDVLSCEYYSPTLDQWTPIAAMLRGQSDVGVAVFENKIYVVGGYSWNNRCMVEIVQKYDPEKDEWHKVFDLPESLGGIRACTLTVFPPEDNTGSPSRESPLSAP
- the KLHL13 gene encoding kelch-like protein 13 isoform X6 — encoded protein: MLRFISHLYCCSSKEECSEDDKCILSRSLVEEEDPHMKVSLGSSDMGVSAHLQSSKTGTTRFFTSNTHSSVVLQGFDQLRVEGLLCDVTLVPGDGDEVFPVHRAMMASASDYFKAMFTGGMKEQDLMCIKLHGVNKIGLKKIIDFIYTAKLSLNMDNLQDTLEAASFLQILPVLDFCKVFLISGVSLENCVEVGRIANTYNLTEVDKYVNNFILKNFPALLSTGEFVKLPFERLAFVLSSNSLKHCTELELFKAACRWLRYEEPRMEYAAKLMKNIRFPLMTPQDLINYVQTVDFMRTDNTCVNLLLEASNYQMMPYMQPVMQSERTAIRSDSTHLVTLGGVLRQQLVVSKELRMYDEKAHEWKSLAPMDAPRYQHGIAVIGNFLYVVGGQSNYDTKGKTAVDTVFRFDPRYNKWMQVASLNEKRTFFHLSALKGHLYAVGGRNAAGELATVECYNPRMNEWSYVAKMNEPHYGHAGTVYGGLMYISGGITHDTFQKELMCFDPDTDKWTQKAPMTTVRGLHCMCTVGDKLYVIGGNHFRGTSDYDDVLSCEYYSPTLDQWTPIAAMLRGQSDVGVAVFENKIYVVGGYSWNNRCMVEIVQKYDPEKDEWHKVFDLPESLGGIRACTLTVFPPEDNTGSPSRESPLSAP
- the KLHL13 gene encoding kelch-like protein 13 isoform X5, encoding MKVSLGSSDMGVSAHLQSSKTGTTRFFTSNTHSSVVLQGFDQLRVEGLLCDVTLVPGDGDEVFPVHRAMMASASDYFKAMFTGGMKEQDLMCIKLHGVNKIGLKKIIDFIYTAKLSLNMDNLQDTLEAASFLQILPVLDFCKVFLISGVSLENCVEVGRIANTYNLTEVDKYVNNFILKNFPALLSTGEFVKLPFERLAFVLSSNSLKHCTELELFKAACRWLRYEEPRMEYAAKLMKNIRFPLMTPQDLINYVQTVDFMRTDNTCVNLLLEASNYQMMPYMQPVMQSERTAIRSDSTHLVTLGGVLRQQLVVSKELRMYDEKAHEWKSLAPMDAPRYQHGIAVIGNFLYVVGGQSNYDTKGKTAVDTVFRFDPRYNKWMQVASLNEKRTFFHLSALKGHLYAVGGRNAAGELATVECYNPRMNEWSYVAKMNEPHYGHAGTVYGGLMYISGGITHDTFQKELMCFDPDTDKWTQKAPMTTVRGLHCMCTVGDKLYVIGGNHFRGTSDYDDVLSCEYYSPTLDQWTPIAAMLRGQSDVGVAVFENKIYVVGGYSWNNRCMVEIVQKYDPEKDEWHKVFDLPESLGGIRACTLTVFPPEDNTGSPSRESPLSAP